A window from Streptomyces sp. FXJ1.172 encodes these proteins:
- a CDS encoding DUF6207 family protein, producing MRQINDAHVAVPALAVVEVAAADDTTAFAIQELLAARCAIAPADRTTREPGEPGVRPRCFLDLSQEPGS from the coding sequence GTGAGGCAGATCAATGACGCGCATGTGGCGGTGCCGGCCCTGGCCGTGGTGGAGGTCGCGGCCGCCGATGACACGACCGCCTTCGCCATCCAGGAGCTGCTCGCCGCACGGTGCGCCATCGCCCCGGCGGACCGCACGACCCGGGAGCCCGGCGAGCCCGGTGTGCGGCCGCGGTGCTTCCTGGACTTGA